In Croceicoccus sp. Ery15, a genomic segment contains:
- a CDS encoding ABC transporter ATP-binding protein has protein sequence MASDNAEHLIEQANDAANTDHEPPQFDGDYPIVVDGITNAFGDFVVHQDLSLKVRRGEILGVVGGSGTGKSVLMRSIIGLQTPREGRIDVLGRNILDPANRDDESIRSRWGVLFQGGALFSTLTVAENVEVPLKQFYPEISEELRHEISRYKVVLSGLPDTATSKYPSELSGGMKKRAGLARALALDPELLFLDEPTAGLDPVGAAAFDRLTRELADTLKLTVFLITHDLDTLHAICDRVAVLADKKVIAVGTIPELLATDHPWIQEYFNGPRGRAAEASYTRETGAMDKKGPAGA, from the coding sequence ATGGCAAGCGACAACGCCGAACATCTGATCGAACAGGCCAATGATGCGGCCAATACCGATCACGAACCGCCGCAGTTCGATGGCGATTATCCCATTGTGGTCGACGGCATCACCAATGCGTTCGGCGATTTCGTGGTGCATCAGGACCTGTCGCTGAAAGTGCGGCGGGGCGAGATTCTGGGCGTGGTCGGCGGATCGGGCACCGGCAAATCGGTGCTGATGCGATCGATCATCGGGTTGCAGACCCCGCGCGAAGGGCGGATCGACGTGCTGGGGCGCAATATCCTCGATCCCGCCAATCGCGACGACGAAAGCATCCGTTCGCGCTGGGGCGTGTTGTTTCAGGGCGGGGCGCTGTTTTCCACACTGACCGTGGCCGAAAATGTCGAGGTGCCGTTAAAGCAGTTCTATCCCGAAATTTCGGAAGAGCTGCGACACGAGATTTCGCGGTACAAGGTCGTGCTGTCGGGACTGCCCGACACGGCGACCAGCAAATATCCTTCCGAGTTGTCGGGCGGCATGAAAAAGCGTGCTGGGCTGGCGCGGGCGCTGGCGCTCGATCCCGAGCTGCTGTTTCTGGACGAGCCGACGGCGGGACTGGACCCGGTGGGCGCTGCCGCGTTCGACCGGTTGACGCGCGAACTGGCCGATACGCTGAAGCTGACGGTATTTCTGATCACGCACGATCTGGATACGCTGCATGCGATTTGCGACCGCGTGGCGGTGCTGGCGGATAAAAAGGTGATCGCGGTGGGCACGATCCCCGAATTGCTGGCGACCGACCATCCGTGGATTCAGGAATATTTCAACGGACCGCGCGGCCGCGCGGCCGAAGCGAGCTATACGCGCGAAACCGGTGCGATGGACAAGAAGGGCCCTGCGGGGGCATAG
- a CDS encoding MlaD family protein has product METRANHIWVGAVTLVLLALAAAFVIWIARLNEGAQNEYDIFFKQSVSGLARGSEVAYAGVPVGKVTRIELWKKDPEFVRVRVSVDEEVPVLQGTTATIQGSFTGVSTIQMEGAVRGAPPITEKGPEGVPVIPTRRGGLGELLTNAPLLMERLATLTERLTMMLSDKNQESIEGILQNTDRMTRNLAEASPRFEQTMAELQGTLRQATLTLAEFEKVAQSTDQLVNGEGQSLADQLRDTLKSAESAMVTLEATMNDVRPAAQQFSSSTLPETEAAIRDLRATTRALRNVTEKLDDDGAGAFLNSQPLPEYQP; this is encoded by the coding sequence ATGGAAACGCGGGCAAACCATATCTGGGTGGGTGCAGTGACCCTTGTGCTGCTGGCGCTGGCCGCAGCTTTCGTGATCTGGATCGCGCGCCTGAACGAAGGCGCGCAGAACGAATACGACATCTTTTTCAAACAATCGGTCAGCGGCCTCGCCCGCGGGTCGGAGGTTGCCTATGCCGGCGTTCCTGTGGGCAAGGTAACGCGGATCGAATTGTGGAAGAAGGACCCCGAATTCGTGCGCGTGCGCGTGTCGGTCGATGAAGAAGTGCCGGTGCTGCAGGGCACGACCGCGACGATACAGGGCAGTTTTACCGGCGTTTCGACGATCCAGATGGAAGGGGCCGTGCGCGGTGCGCCGCCGATCACCGAAAAAGGCCCCGAAGGTGTGCCCGTTATCCCCACGCGGCGTGGCGGGCTGGGCGAATTGCTGACCAATGCGCCCTTGTTGATGGAACGGCTGGCCACTTTGACCGAGCGTTTGACGATGATGCTGTCGGACAAGAACCAGGAATCGATCGAGGGCATCCTGCAGAACACCGACCGGATGACCCGCAATCTGGCCGAGGCGAGCCCGCGTTTCGAACAGACCATGGCCGAATTGCAGGGCACCTTGCGTCAGGCGACGCTGACCTTGGCCGAATTCGAGAAGGTCGCCCAATCGACCGACCAGCTTGTCAATGGCGAGGGGCAGTCGCTGGCGGACCAGCTGCGCGATACGCTGAAAAGCGCGGAAAGCGCGATGGTCACGCTGGAAGCGACGATGAACGATGTGCGCCCGGCCGCTCAGCAATTCTCGTCCAGCACGCTGCCCGAGACCGAGGCGGCGATCCGCGACCTGCGCGCCACCACCCGCGCCCTGCGTAATGTGACCGAAAAGCTGGACGACGACGGCGCGGGCGCCTTTCTGAACAGCCAGCCTTTGCCGGAGTATCAGCCGTGA